One genomic segment of Oscillospiraceae bacterium includes these proteins:
- a CDS encoding helix-turn-helix domain-containing protein → MDVKKKIKMALACAGISEAELARRLGVSASAFNQRLQRGKLTPEDLSNVADALGAEFICRFRFPDGTEI, encoded by the coding sequence GTGGATGTCAAGAAGAAAATCAAGATGGCATTGGCCTGCGCCGGCATCAGCGAGGCAGAATTAGCACGTCGTCTCGGCGTGAGCGCGTCCGCATTTAACCAGAGGCTTCAACGCGGAAAACTGACTCCAGAAGACCTGTCGAATGTCGCCGATGCGTTGGGCGCTGAATTTATCTGCCGCTTCCGCTTCCCGGATGGGACAGAAATATAA
- a CDS encoding helix-turn-helix transcriptional regulator, with protein sequence MIKILLSTRLGERRWTQADLARKTGIRPSTINELYHEIAERVNLEHLDLICGVLDCDISDLLVRDESRPTIPRAKWKGRGT encoded by the coding sequence ATGATTAAAATTTTATTGTCCACCCGGCTTGGCGAGCGGAGGTGGACGCAAGCAGATCTGGCGCGCAAGACTGGTATCAGGCCGTCCACCATCAATGAGCTATATCATGAAATTGCCGAGCGAGTCAATCTTGAACACCTCGACCTGATCTGTGGCGTGCTGGACTGTGACATCTCGGATCTGCTGGTCCGGGATGAGAGCCGTCCGACAATACCACGGGCCAAATGGAAAGGCCGTGGCACATAG
- the avd gene encoding diversity-generating retroelement protein Avd, with the protein MAEELKILQKIFDMMEYGYGALSQYPKAEKFALATDMKHSMDTILERAIEAQKKYYKKTTLQEFDVEVAKLKAYLRLSKNLGFLPMKKYEIWSEKVVEIGKMLGGWLKSVNSQKPT; encoded by the coding sequence GTGGCTGAAGAGCTAAAAATCCTCCAAAAGATCTTCGACATGATGGAGTATGGTTACGGCGCACTCTCCCAGTACCCCAAGGCGGAAAAGTTTGCGCTTGCCACCGATATGAAGCACAGCATGGACACAATACTTGAGCGGGCCATAGAGGCGCAGAAGAAGTACTACAAGAAGACTACTCTGCAAGAGTTTGATGTCGAAGTAGCGAAGTTAAAAGCATACTTACGACTCTCCAAAAATCTCGGATTCCTTCCTATGAAAAAATATGAAATATGGTCTGAAAAGGTAGTCGAAATCGGCAAAATGTTAGGTGGGTGGCTGAAATCCGTCAACAGCCAAAAGCCTACATGA
- a CDS encoding RNA-directed DNA polymerase, which translates to MEKHRHIFERFATFDNLYDGYLLARRNKRYKNEVLTYFANLEENLIDAVNRLRWKEYTVGRMHEFYEYFPKPRIIVALPFEDRVINCGAYNVLWPIYSRSFYEHSYGSIRHRGPIRAAAQLQSWMRLVGHKSRQWWIGKADIAKFFFRLPIDVQLQALGRPLDDPDMMWFLETAIRADGRPMGLPADCADVTEAERIMGIGMQVGSLISQMTANVVLTPLDHYMKRVIRVPFYIRYMDDMILVAPSKYQVWDALNAMDEYLRENLGLQLNKKTAVMPYDAGVEFVGRRIWPGKIELRRSTTLKMKHHLKYIMDHYATGELTLEYARSVIAGYLGLMKHCNCNALRDKILEGFVLIRRSQ; encoded by the coding sequence ATGGAGAAGCACCGGCATATTTTTGAACGTTTTGCAACGTTCGACAATTTGTACGACGGATATCTTCTTGCCCGCAGAAATAAGCGGTACAAGAATGAAGTGCTGACCTATTTCGCCAACCTTGAGGAAAATCTCATTGATGCTGTGAATCGACTGCGTTGGAAAGAGTACACCGTTGGTCGAATGCATGAATTTTATGAATATTTCCCGAAGCCGCGGATCATCGTCGCGCTGCCATTTGAAGATCGTGTTATTAACTGCGGCGCTTACAATGTTTTGTGGCCGATTTATTCCCGCTCATTCTATGAGCACAGTTATGGCAGCATAAGGCATCGCGGCCCTATACGGGCGGCGGCTCAGCTTCAATCCTGGATGCGGCTCGTGGGGCATAAATCTAGACAGTGGTGGATCGGAAAGGCCGATATAGCAAAATTCTTCTTTCGCCTTCCTATCGACGTGCAACTTCAGGCCTTGGGTCGACCGCTTGACGATCCGGACATGATGTGGTTTTTAGAAACAGCGATTCGGGCTGACGGGCGGCCTATGGGGTTGCCTGCTGATTGTGCTGATGTCACCGAAGCCGAGCGTATTATGGGCATCGGTATGCAAGTTGGCTCGTTGATCTCGCAAATGACAGCCAACGTGGTGCTGACACCGCTCGACCACTATATGAAACGTGTAATCCGTGTGCCATTTTATATACGCTATATGGACGATATGATTCTTGTGGCCCCATCCAAATATCAAGTATGGGATGCGCTCAATGCGATGGACGAGTACCTTCGGGAAAATCTCGGGCTACAACTCAATAAGAAAACGGCGGTTATGCCTTATGACGCCGGAGTCGAATTTGTTGGTCGACGGATCTGGCCCGGGAAAATTGAGCTCCGCCGGAGCACGACCTTGAAGATGAAGCACCACCTCAAATACATCATGGACCATTACGCTACCGGCGAACTCACCTTGGAGTATGCGCGAAGTGTGATAGCCGGCTACCTTGGCCTTATGAAGCATTGCAACTGCAATGCCTTGCGCGACAAAATACTTGAGGGCTTTGTCCTCATCCGGAGATCTCAGTGA
- a CDS encoding phage tail protein: MAQVGCLGDVVFQVSDKAVETISNVQWSGSARYGTHQRHLKDALTEFVGLDPDTISFDMVLSVFLGVDPMTELTKIWQYERTGKAVPMAIGDKGYGKYRWVIEKHKIKLQTFDRYGNLTSATASISLLEYLK, from the coding sequence ATGGCACAGGTCGGATGCCTGGGAGACGTCGTATTTCAAGTCTCCGACAAGGCGGTTGAAACGATCAGCAATGTGCAGTGGTCAGGGTCCGCACGGTATGGCACCCATCAGCGCCACTTGAAAGATGCTCTGACGGAATTTGTAGGCCTTGATCCGGATACCATATCGTTTGACATGGTACTGTCCGTCTTCCTCGGCGTCGACCCGATGACAGAACTCACAAAGATATGGCAATACGAACGCACGGGCAAAGCCGTCCCGATGGCCATCGGGGACAAGGGATATGGGAAATACCGCTGGGTCATCGAAAAGCATAAGATTAAACTGCAAACGTTCGACAGGTACGGCAATTTGACCAGCGCGACTGCTTCTATCTCCCTGCTCGAATACCTGAAATAG
- a CDS encoding SH3 domain-containing protein, translated as MIDKDLARRTNVEVYFDGVNISQSLREYLLALDYTDNEEGESDDLQISLEDRDDIWLCKWLDAAIQAAASSSAAGAAGVLYKVTAQSGLNVRSGPGTSHAKVGALAYGAQIAVAAISNGWATITYSGKTAYVSAGYLIAINTGAGGSGSWAIGDAVIANGQPQYSSYGDGTPGASVANYSGTVTYLNLKGGAPYPIHVGKLGWFAEGQVAKASASGTSNGSTLKGMRIQASFVRENWNGDGKDNVLDCGQFELDDVEASGPPSVITIKGTSLPFKAQIRQTKKNRAWESYKLSGIAKEMAAVNGLACMYESPSDPHYDRAEQIATSDIQFLSTLCRNAGIALKVTNNAIVLFDQAAYEAKPVRLTIKRGAGGYTKYKLATGEADAQYASCRVSYVNPSTGASIEATAYAAGYDPDDKNNQRLEISARVRSIAEAQTLAEKRLRLRNKFEKSATFTIPGNPNIMAGFTVMLEGWGAWSGKYIVSQTRHSVGGSGYATQIRLRPTAGVR; from the coding sequence CCGTGACGACATCTGGCTGTGCAAATGGCTGGACGCCGCGATCCAAGCCGCCGCGTCCAGTTCCGCCGCCGGGGCTGCGGGGGTGCTGTACAAGGTGACGGCCCAGAGCGGGCTGAATGTCCGAAGCGGGCCGGGCACGAGCCACGCAAAGGTCGGCGCGCTCGCCTACGGTGCGCAGATTGCCGTCGCCGCCATCTCAAACGGGTGGGCGACCATCACGTACAGCGGCAAGACCGCGTATGTCAGCGCGGGTTACCTCATCGCCATCAACACCGGCGCCGGCGGATCTGGCAGCTGGGCGATAGGCGACGCCGTTATCGCCAACGGGCAACCGCAGTATTCAAGTTATGGCGACGGGACACCAGGTGCGAGCGTCGCCAATTACAGCGGCACCGTCACATATTTAAATCTGAAAGGAGGCGCTCCGTATCCGATTCACGTGGGGAAACTGGGGTGGTTTGCGGAGGGTCAAGTCGCGAAAGCTTCGGCCTCCGGGACATCAAACGGTTCGACCCTCAAAGGGATGCGCATACAGGCGTCCTTTGTCCGCGAGAACTGGAACGGCGACGGAAAGGACAATGTCCTCGACTGCGGCCAGTTTGAGCTTGACGACGTAGAGGCATCCGGACCGCCCTCGGTCATTACGATCAAGGGCACATCGCTGCCGTTCAAGGCACAGATACGCCAGACCAAAAAGAACAGAGCGTGGGAATCCTACAAACTCTCCGGCATCGCGAAAGAAATGGCGGCGGTCAATGGCCTGGCCTGCATGTACGAGTCGCCCAGCGACCCCCACTACGATCGCGCGGAACAGATCGCGACGAGTGACATTCAGTTCCTGTCCACACTCTGCCGCAATGCCGGCATTGCCCTGAAAGTCACCAACAATGCCATCGTACTGTTTGACCAAGCCGCCTACGAGGCCAAGCCAGTCAGGCTTACGATCAAACGTGGTGCCGGAGGGTACACCAAGTACAAGCTGGCGACCGGAGAGGCGGACGCACAGTACGCAAGCTGCCGCGTGAGTTACGTCAATCCGTCAACAGGCGCATCAATTGAGGCGACCGCCTATGCGGCGGGTTATGACCCCGACGATAAGAACAATCAACGTCTTGAGATCTCGGCACGTGTCAGAAGCATTGCCGAAGCGCAGACGTTGGCTGAAAAGCGCCTGCGCCTGCGGAACAAATTTGAAAAATCTGCGACATTCACAATCCCTGGGAACCCGAACATTATGGCCGGCTTCACAGTCATGCTCGAAGGATGGGGCGCCTGGAGCGGAAAGTACATCGTGAGCCAAACGAGACATTCCGTGGGCGGAAGCGGATATGCGACGCAAATCCGGCTGCGGCCGACAGCGGGGGTGCGCTGA
- a CDS encoding GPW/gp25 family protein — protein sequence MNYRVSAKDPREITLNESDPVASVLQNIAIILKTRKHSVPLYRDFGLSGQFIDKPIHIAKPMLIAELTEAIAEYEPRATVVRVTLEESQNIPGKLVVTVEVEIGDE from the coding sequence ATGAACTACAGGGTAAGCGCAAAAGACCCCAGGGAAATCACCCTGAACGAAAGCGATCCTGTGGCCTCCGTGCTGCAAAATATAGCGATCATCCTTAAAACGCGGAAACACTCCGTCCCGTTGTATCGGGACTTCGGACTATCCGGGCAATTTATCGACAAGCCGATCCACATCGCAAAGCCGATGCTGATCGCAGAGCTTACGGAAGCGATAGCGGAATATGAACCGCGGGCGACGGTAGTAAGAGTGACACTCGAAGAGTCTCAAAACATACCCGGAAAGCTGGTCGTAACGGTGGAGGTGGAAATAGGGGATGAGTAG
- a CDS encoding formylglycine-generating enzyme family protein, giving the protein MPNFDLSALALAAVCPGNEILYDDKGMPSVMVKIPKQTYAQLGIGSSTATHPAFIINGTEVDAIWISKYQNIAKNGRAYSLPGQDPQASINFDTANNYCNAKGVGWHLMTRAEIAMIALWCKKNGFLPYGNNNYGKDSRESNYKAIPTSYDAERTARVATGTGPLTWSHDKSPSGIWDLNGNVWEWSGGIRLVYGELQILANNNAADNAHSQLAASTEWRAIKGSDGSYLIPDGSGTTAGSIKLDYVSPSWKWVAGTLGSKVDESRTYTLESTAYDSNAIGADALLMLQLLGLVKYDSTSGAYEGDCIYANNGAAERSFYSGGGWTSSANAGVFALSGGSPRTDVGAHIGFRSAFVVLPPA; this is encoded by the coding sequence ATGCCGAACTTTGATCTTTCAGCTCTTGCGCTCGCGGCCGTCTGTCCCGGCAATGAAATTCTGTATGACGACAAGGGCATGCCCTCTGTCATGGTCAAAATCCCGAAGCAGACATACGCTCAACTTGGAATCGGTTCATCCACAGCGACGCATCCGGCATTCATCATTAATGGCACAGAGGTAGATGCGATTTGGATTTCCAAGTATCAAAACATCGCCAAGAACGGCCGTGCCTATTCTCTTCCGGGCCAAGATCCGCAGGCAAGCATTAATTTCGATACTGCCAACAACTATTGTAACGCAAAGGGCGTCGGTTGGCATCTCATGACTCGCGCCGAGATTGCAATGATCGCGCTCTGGTGCAAGAAGAACGGCTTTCTCCCATACGGAAATAACAACTATGGCAAAGATAGCCGCGAGTCCAACTACAAAGCGATTCCGACATCTTACGATGCCGAAAGAACGGCTCGCGTTGCAACCGGTACCGGCCCGCTGACGTGGAGCCATGACAAAAGCCCGTCTGGCATCTGGGATCTCAACGGAAACGTGTGGGAGTGGAGTGGCGGCATTCGCCTTGTTTACGGAGAGTTGCAGATACTCGCAAACAACAACGCTGCGGACAACGCCCATTCCCAGCTTGCCGCCAGCACGGAATGGAGAGCAATCAAGGGCTCGGACGGCAGCTATCTGATACCAGATGGCTCTGGCACAACCGCAGGGAGCATAAAACTCGACTATGTGAGCCCGTCGTGGAAGTGGGTCGCGGGCACACTCGGCAGTAAGGTTGACGAATCGCGCACCTATACACTTGAAAGCACCGCCTACGACAGCAATGCGATCGGTGCCGATGCACTCCTGATGCTCCAGCTGCTTGGGCTCGTTAAGTACGATTCGACGTCTGGCGCCTATGAGGGTGACTGCATCTACGCGAACAACGGCGCCGCAGAGCGGTCTTTCTACTCCGGTGGCGGCTGGACCTCCTCGGCCAATGCCGGGGTCTTCGCTCTGAGCGGCGGCAGTCCGCGCACGGACGTCGGCGCGCACATCGGCTTCCGCTCCGCTTTTGTCGTACTGCCACCTGCGTAA
- a CDS encoding protein phosphatase: protein MGITDGELVERLAREAERLKILEILRKCESIAEAVERIEALNKK, encoded by the coding sequence ATGGGCATCACGGATGGCGAGCTGGTCGAACGGTTAGCCCGCGAGGCCGAGCGGCTGAAAATTCTCGAAATCCTTCGCAAGTGCGAAAGCATAGCGGAAGCGGTTGAGAGGATAGAAGCCCTCAACAAAAAGTAA
- a CDS encoding peptidoglycan recognition protein family protein: MNIQTLILTKNDCYKAGKKIAIKGLVVHSTGANNPNLKRYVGPDDGRLGVNTNGNHWNQPTPDGRQVCVHAFIGKLANGTVATYQTLPWDMRGWHGGKGAKGSVNDTHIGFEICEDGLTDAAYFAAVYKEAIELCAYLCKTYSLNPTADGVIIGHYEGYACGVASNHGDPKIWFVKHGKSMDTFRADVKAAMTTPSKPTTSPIEQALDALVKAKIISNAAHWREAQKAGKSPYIADLLVKVADYVATHK; this comes from the coding sequence ATGAATATCCAAACGCTGATTCTCACGAAAAACGACTGTTACAAAGCAGGGAAGAAAATTGCGATCAAGGGGCTCGTGGTACACAGCACCGGGGCGAACAATCCCAATTTGAAACGATATGTCGGCCCGGACGACGGCCGGCTGGGCGTCAATACGAACGGGAACCACTGGAACCAGCCGACCCCGGACGGGCGGCAGGTCTGTGTGCACGCCTTTATAGGCAAGCTTGCGAATGGTACTGTGGCGACATATCAAACGCTGCCGTGGGATATGCGCGGATGGCACGGCGGGAAGGGCGCGAAGGGAAGTGTCAATGATACGCATATTGGATTTGAGATCTGTGAGGACGGATTGACTGATGCGGCCTACTTTGCCGCAGTCTACAAAGAGGCGATTGAGCTCTGCGCATATCTCTGTAAGACTTATAGCCTAAATCCAACCGCTGACGGCGTAATCATCGGCCACTACGAGGGTTATGCGTGCGGAGTCGCGTCTAACCACGGAGACCCGAAAATATGGTTTGTGAAGCATGGCAAGAGCATGGACACCTTCCGCGCCGACGTCAAAGCGGCGATGACCACGCCAAGCAAACCCACCACATCACCTATCGAGCAGGCACTTGACGCGCTTGTAAAAGCCAAAATCATATCGAATGCAGCACACTGGCGGGAGGCTCAGAAGGCGGGCAAAAGCCCGTACATCGCAGATCTTCTGGTGAAAGTTGCGGACTATGTCGCAACGCATAAGTGA
- a CDS encoding baseplate J/gp47 family protein, with translation MSRNPEYQLVRTDTEELASKLIAAYEIITKTTVRPASPERLFILWIADAFSQERALGNYMINQNLPSRADGANLDALGEQLYNRTRPAAQAAFCTIRFYVSAPQTTAILVPTGTRVTDPERALIWATTKDAYITIGSLYADVMVQCQTAGLAGNDYMVGQINTAIDVFDFFERCENITASDGGANESSDDEYYETMRASQDSYSDAGARGAYIYFAKQVSTEIVDVVANSPSPGQVNIYVLMKGDEIAGAEIKNAVLAACNDDFVRPLTDYVVVDDPEVVVYNVDITYYIPRNASLSAAEVEAAVNAAVASYITWQGAKLGRDINPSYLLGLLMQTGIKRAEVAYPVFVTLRDGSDDPESMREGDDGTIPQVAFAGDVTITNGGYEDD, from the coding sequence ATGAGTAGAAATCCGGAATATCAACTCGTGAGAACGGATACGGAGGAACTCGCGTCAAAACTCATTGCCGCCTACGAAATAATCACAAAGACCACCGTACGACCGGCGAGCCCGGAAAGACTGTTCATCCTGTGGATTGCGGATGCCTTCTCGCAGGAGCGGGCTCTCGGCAACTATATGATCAATCAAAACCTTCCAAGCAGAGCGGATGGGGCTAATCTTGACGCGCTTGGCGAACAGCTTTACAACAGAACGCGGCCAGCGGCACAGGCGGCCTTTTGTACTATACGTTTTTACGTATCGGCGCCCCAGACAACGGCGATATTGGTTCCAACAGGCACACGAGTAACGGATCCGGAGAGAGCTCTGATTTGGGCGACAACCAAAGACGCCTATATAACGATCGGCAGCCTGTACGCGGATGTGATGGTTCAGTGCCAAACTGCCGGATTGGCCGGCAACGACTACATGGTCGGTCAAATCAATACCGCTATCGACGTATTTGATTTCTTCGAACGTTGTGAAAATATAACTGCGAGCGACGGAGGCGCCAACGAGAGTTCGGACGATGAATACTATGAGACTATGCGCGCCAGTCAAGATTCTTATAGTGACGCGGGGGCCAGGGGTGCGTACATCTACTTTGCAAAACAGGTGTCAACAGAAATCGTGGATGTGGTTGCCAATTCTCCAAGCCCTGGGCAAGTAAACATCTATGTCCTTATGAAGGGTGACGAAATCGCCGGCGCTGAAATCAAAAATGCAGTCCTCGCCGCCTGCAACGATGATTTTGTGCGACCGCTGACAGACTACGTCGTTGTGGATGACCCGGAGGTGGTTGTCTACAACGTTGACATCACTTACTACATACCGCGCAACGCGTCACTCAGCGCCGCAGAAGTCGAAGCGGCGGTGAATGCGGCTGTGGCATCGTACATCACATGGCAAGGCGCCAAGCTTGGACGAGATATTAATCCATCATACCTGCTCGGTTTACTCATGCAGACCGGCATCAAACGGGCAGAGGTTGCCTATCCAGTCTTTGTGACATTACGAGATGGCAGCGACGATCCCGAATCGATGCGAGAGGGGGATGACGGAACAATTCCGCAGGTAGCATTCGCCGGAGATGTCACCATCACGAACGGGGGCTATGAGGATGACTGA
- a CDS encoding phage tail protein I, translating into MTEHGITVKNLLRTLPEVLRDDEKMLALGRVIAEELTVRASEIDRLKIYSRIDELPEDLLDILAYDFKVDWYGYNYDLETKRALIKDSFNVHRHLGTRGAVEKALSNVYVDAKIEEWHEYGGDPYYFRVLLDVTNQRAAITHSDAARSLNIYKSLRSHLQYNAIIYYSRIYIGIRMVYGYVIYATRVCGTFPIRATQGGVESGGIGISAGGNGVSYSVRFCGAVPGSI; encoded by the coding sequence ATGACTGAGCATGGCATCACCGTCAAAAATCTGCTGCGCACTCTGCCTGAAGTGCTTCGTGACGATGAAAAAATGCTGGCCCTTGGCCGCGTTATTGCCGAAGAACTGACAGTGCGTGCAAGTGAGATTGACAGGTTGAAGATTTATAGCAGAATCGACGAGCTTCCAGAGGACTTGCTTGATATACTCGCTTATGACTTCAAGGTCGATTGGTATGGATACAACTATGACCTCGAAACGAAGCGGGCACTGATCAAGGACAGCTTCAATGTCCATCGCCACCTTGGGACACGGGGCGCTGTGGAAAAAGCGTTGTCCAACGTCTACGTGGATGCCAAGATTGAAGAATGGCATGAGTACGGCGGCGATCCATATTATTTCCGCGTGTTGCTCGACGTGACCAACCAGCGCGCAGCGATAACTCATTCCGACGCGGCAAGGTCGCTGAACATCTATAAGTCCCTGCGCTCTCACCTGCAATATAACGCAATCATATACTACAGCCGCATCTATATCGGGATACGCATGGTCTATGGGTATGTGATCTACGCGACCCGGGTGTGCGGGACATTTCCCATTCGAGCAACACAGGGAGGCGTTGAGTCCGGAGGAATAGGTATAAGCGCTGGAGGAAATGGAGTTTCATACAGTGTTCGCTTCTGCGGCGCTGTTCCTGGCAGCATTTAA